A region of the Dyadobacter sp. CECT 9275 genome:
TGCCAATGTTCCTACACAGTATGCGATCCAGACTGCTCTGGGCGGCTATCAGAGTATCAATGAACTTGTCACTCCCTCGGGCAGGCTGCATAAACAGATGAACCTTATTTATGACCGGCTCACGGCCATACCGGGCATTACCTGCGTAAAACCCAAAGGTTCACTGTACGTCTTCCCGAAAATCGATCTTAAAAAGTTTGGCCTTCATACCGACGAGCAATTTGTTTATGATTTGCTTAGCGAACAAAAAGTGCTGGTTGTGGCGGGTACGGGCTTTAATTATATTACCGATGATCATTTCAGGATTGTATTCCTGCCTACCCTGGACGAACTCAACCAGGCAATGGACAAAGTGCAGTTTTTTCTGGAGAGCCGCAGGGTATTGTCCAGCCGGATGATTGAAGACATTATGGTTTAAAAAACAAAACGTTTCGCTTCCCTCCTTATAACTGAATTGGAATGGAACTTTCGATAGCTGAGAGGAAAAGGCAACGTCTTTTCCTGGTTCTTTGCGGCATTTTTCTTACTAATGCCCTGATCGCCGAAATAGTAGGCGGGAAGATATTTTCGGTAGAAGCATTACTGGGGATTGCCCCGGTACAAATACCAATCGGAGGGCAAAAAATGGATTTTAATATGACGGCTGGTGTAGTAAACTGGCCGATCGTATTTCTTACCTCGGATATTATCAACGAATACTTTGGCAGAAAAGGTGTAAAACGAATATCCTATCTGACTTCGGCATTTATTGTATATACCTTTTTTACTATATTCATTTCCACCCAGTTACCACCTGCGCAATTCTGGCTTGAGGTGAATAAAACAGATTCACAGGGAAACCCGTTTAATATTAACGAAGCGTTTACCAAAGTTTTCAACCAGGGATTGGGAATTATGATCGGCTCCATTACCGCGTTCCTGCTGGGACAGTTTCTGGATGTCTTTGTTTTTTCATGGCTGAGACGCAAGACAGGAACGCGCTATATCTGGCTCCGCGCCACAGGATCCACCATGTTTTCGCAGCTGGTTGACAGTTTCGTGGTGATCGGTATTGCATTTTACGTATTTGGCAACTGGGATTTGAGCCAGGTATTCTCTGTGGGCTCTATCAATTATTTGTACAAAGCACTTGTAGCCATTCTGATGACCCCGTTGCTGTATGTTGCCCATTACTTTATTGATGGCTACCTCGGCAAGGAATATGCCGAAGAACTTTCGCACAAGGCAGCGCATGAACAGTGACGGTATCAGTTTCACTAATATCTGATCAAATACCGCTCCTTCTGAGATTGTCCAGAATAACCGCCGTAGCAATACCGACGTTTAATGATTCGGCCTCCCCGTAACGCGGAATGGTGATACGGTTTGTTACCAGGCCTTCCACCAGGGGGCCTATCCCATTGGATTCATTACCCATCACAATGTATCCGCCGGTTTTTGCAAATTGAAAATCGTATAAGGATTCCCCTCCCAGAAAGGCTCCGGCCACCATCTCCCCCCGGGCGTTCTCGGATAAGTAGCTATCCAAAGGAGTATAAAAAGCATTCACACGGGTAAACGACCCCTTACTCGCGGCAATTACTTTGGGATTGTACCAATCCGTCGTATCCGGCGAACAGATGATGTTTTTGATACCATACCAGTCGGCCACACGGATGATTGTTCCCAGATTTCCCGGATCTCTCACATCGTCCAGCACAATCACATACTCCCCGGGACGTTTACTAATAAATTCGTTTTTTTTGGCTCGGGCAACAGCAATACAGGAGTCGTTTGTCTGAAAAGAACCTAGCCCCTGAAGTTCTTCTAATGAAACAGTTTCGACTTTAGGTATATGCCGGGTTAAAATACTTGAGTATTTTTGTTGAAAATCAATAGTAGCCAATACAAACTCAGTTTCAAAATCAGAGCCGAGCAGTTCTATCACACTTTTTGCTCCTTCTACAATGAAGGCCTGGGAAAGCTGCCTGTATTTCTTGATTTTCAGCGAGTTAATATATTTTATCCGGTTTTTAGATAACATTGAATAATAAGTATAGTGTCCTTTTTACTGTTATAATTCTCCTTTTTTGTACAGGATTACTTTCCTGTGCCCGAAAACCTACCCCCAAACGACAACGTTATTATCTGGGAAATTCTTCCTTCAAAGGTAACAATGTCATCAAAAACAGCGAACTCGAAGCGCTCATTCCTCAAAAACCAAATCGCCGTTTTTTGGGTTTACCCTTTTTCCCATACGTTGGTCTGTATCGCTTCGGTACGCTCTTTTACAGCAGGGAAGAACGGCAGCGCCGGCTGATTGAGGTGACGCAAAATTACCAGAAAGAAACCCGATTAAACGAAAATAATCCCCGAAAGCTTCAAAAGATCGACCGGCGTTATGCAAAAAAGATTGCAAGGGCTCAGGACAGGGTGGATAATGGCAATTTCTGGATGCGGGTTTTGGGAGAGAAACCTGTATTTTACAATGGCAAGGATGTCGAAAAAAACGCTGAAAAAATACAAAAGTATCTTTACAACAATGGTTTCTTTCAGGCCGGCGTTCACTTCACTACGGATACCATCATCAACAGGATCCGCATTATTTATCATCTGAAAGAAGGGAAACCCACCCTGCTGAACCATATCACGTACCGGGTCAGAAATCTGGAAGTTGACAGCATTATTACGGCAAACAAAAAAGATGCGGCCATTGTAACTAATAAAAGGTATGACGGTGATGCCTTTGAAGAAGAGCGTATACGCATCGAAACGTTGCTCCGAAATGCTGGCTATTTCGGTTTTTCGCGCCAGTATGTTAGCTATCTGGTTAATGATACCCTTTCCAACCCCAAGACCGACAGTGCATTAAAGCTCGTGGATGTACAGGTGCGGGTGGACATGCCCGCAAAAGAAATCTACAATAAGCCGTATACCATCCAATCAGTTCATTTTGAAGTGCTCCCACCGTCGGGATTACCGGATTCCCTTTTCCGGAAGGATACCGTGCAGTACCGAGGCATTCAGTATGTTTTTTCGGACAAGAAATTTTCAACCAAAATCCTGAATAATAAAATTCTGGTCAGACCGCAAACGCGGTACAGCCAGTTGAAAGAGCGGGAAACCCAGCAGCAGTTATCGTTAACAGACCAGTTCAGGTTTGTCAATTACAGTTACCGGCTGGACTCCGCAGGACATGGGCTTCACAGCTATTTCAAAGCCATTCCTCTGGAAAAATACCAATTATCCACAGATGTTGGCCTTAATGTTATTCAGCTTCAGGGAGCTCCCGGGCCTTTTGCAAATCTGTCTTACAAGATCAGGAACGTTTTTAACGGCCTCGAAAATTTCGAGTCCAACCTGCGCGGTGGTATCGAGCTTGTTCCCGGTTTTTTGGGAAGCCGGCAGATATACCGCAGTGAGGAAGTTGGACTAACTACCTCGCTGATCTTCCCCAGGTTACTGCTGCCCGGCAGTTTTTTCCAGAGAAAAGCGAAAGTCTACAATCCAAGGACGCAAATTGGGTTAGGTTATAATTATGTCAACCGACCTGAATATACCCGTACCAATGTAAAAATTGCAACAACCTATTCCTGGCAGCCCTCCAATACCACGATTTTCAACCTTTCACTGATTGACCTCAACATCCTGAACACCCAGAATATCCGTCCCGATTTTCAGAATTTGCTGGATACCCTCCAGCTGCAGGGCAATAATCTGATCAATAGCTTCCAGAAATCATTCGTTTCGGACGTTAACTTCAATTTTGTTTACAATACCAACCCGCTCAGCGGTCCGCCAAGGCATGCCAAATACCTGAGGGTTGCGCTGGAATCGGGCGGTACTTCGCTCAACCTGGTCAAAAAACAGGAGGACCTGATCAAAAATATTTTCGGCGACCTTCAGTTTTACAAATATCTGAGGTGGAATGTGGATTACCGGCGGTACTGGCCTATGGGGCGGCAGTCGCTGCTGGTTGCACGAGTGAACAGCGGAGCGGTGTACAGCTATGGCGACAGCAAGGTGCCACCCTATGAAAAGTATTTTTTTGCGGGAGGCTCCAACAGTTTAAGGGCCTGGCTTCCCCGACGCCTCGGACCGGGGAAGGCCAAACCCAGGCTCACTTCCAACAATTTGTCGGTAGAAGCCCCCGGGGAGTTTCTGCTTGAAGGCAACCTGGAATACCGTGGGCACCTGGCCAATTTTTTCGGAGATATTAATTATGCCCTTTTTCTGGATGCCGGCAATGTCTGGAATATTAACAGCTATACCGAAGAGGCCCAGCAATTCAGTTTCAACCGGTTTTACAAGGAAATTGCGGTGGGTACCGGTTTTGGTATCCGTTATGACGTTTCCTATTTCGTCGTCCGGTTTGACTTTGGTGTAAAAGTGTACGATCCGTCCCGGCAAAAATTTGTTTTGAATGAACTCGAAACCGACAAACTTTTCAAACGGACTCAGAGTAACTTTCTCAATGTGAACCTGGGTGTCGGTTATCCTTTCTGATCCTGACACTTCGTATCAGCGCCCTACCTCCGGTTATCCTTAATTCTCTCCGCTGATCACTGCCAGTTTGTCAGTTTTTACTGATTTATTCGTACTTTTGTAATTCCCGCTTACTGGCTCAGGCCGCACGCCTCCCGCCGTAAGCCAACTGGAACATTTAAATTAAATTGCTATATAACAAGGTCAGATGGATCATAAAATTGCCGGGGCTTTAAAAATACTGACTCATACGGACAAAGAGGCATGTGAAACCGTTAAGGTTACTGAAAATGAGCCGGTATCAGATAAAAAACGGCTGTTTATTGAGAGCTATGGCTGTCAAATGAATTTCTCAGACAGCGAAATCGTGGCCTCCATCATGCGCGAAGCAGGCTTTGCAACAACTTCGGAAGTCAACGATGCTGATCTCATTTTTCTCAATACCTGTTCCATTCGCGAAAATGCGGAACAAAAGGTACGCACACGCCTTAAACAGCTTAATGCCGTAAAGAAGAGAAAACCCGGCATGCTGATCGGCGTTTTGGGCTGTATGGCTGAAAGGCTTAAAACCAAATTTCTCGAGGAAGAAAAAATGGTGGATATCGTTACCGGCCCCGATGCCTACCGTGATTTACCCAAGCTGGTTGAAGAAGCCGGGACAGGCCAGAAAGCGGTAAACGTTTTTCTTTCCCGTGAGGAAACCTACGCTGATATCTCGCCTGTGAGGCTGAATTCCAACGGGATCACAGCCCTGGTATCCATCATGCGGGGCTGCGACAATATGTGCAGTTTCTGCGTGGTACCCTATACCCGCGGCCGGGAAAGAAGCCGTGACCCGCGCTCGATCATCCAGGAAGCTACCGATCTCTTCCATCAAGGATACCGTGAAGTAACCTTGCTGGGCCAGAATGTGGACAGTTATAAATGGAAAAGTGCTGAGGTAAACGGTGTTTCCGAAGAGATGAATTTTGCCCGGTTGCTGGAAAATGTAGCACGCATCAGCCCGGAGCTCAGAATCCGGTTCAGTACCTCACATCCGAAGGATATTACGGACGAAGTCCTGTTTACCATAAAAAAATACGACAACATCTGCAACTATATCCATTTACCGGCACAAAGCGGCAATAGCAGGATCTTGAGCCTGATGAACCGTACCTACGACAGAGAGTGGTACCTGGGAAGAATAGATAGCATCAGAGCCATACTCGGCGAAGACTGCGGAATCTCGCATGACATGATCAGCGGCTTCTGTAGTGAAACAGAAGAGGAGCATCAGGATTCACTGAGCCTGATGGCCTACGCCCGGTTCGATTTCGGTTACATGTTTTCTTATTCCGAACGGCCTGGCACCCCAGCAGCAAAAAAATACAAAGACGACATTTCGCCAGAAGTAAAACAAAGACGCTTGGCCGAAATCATTGAATTACAACAAAAAATTTCACTGGAACGTAATCTGCGTGCCGTCGGGAAAATACACCGTGTACTGATAGAGGGGACATCCAAACGGTCGGAAGAGCATTTTTCGGGGCGCAATGACCAGAATAAAGTTGTGATTTTCCCCAGGGAAAATTTCATTGCCGGAACTTACGTAGACGTACTGGTGACAGAATGTTCCACCGCCACGCTGAAAGGCCACGTGGTAAGCAAGGTACTGGCCTAACCCTTAAACTATGGCGTGGTGTTTGGGCTGCCCCGGCTACCCGGCTCCGTTTTGCACCATGCCAAAAAGCGAAATACTACATGAATCCTTCGGAAATACAAGCTATAAAAAACCGTTTTGGGATTATCGGTACTTCGCCGGTCCTGAATCACGCTATTAACGTAGCCATACAAGTTGCCGCCACCGACCTGACGGTACTCATTACCGGAGAAAGCGGTAGCGGGAAAGAATCTTTTTCAAAAATTATCCATAACCTCAGCTCCCGGAAGCACGGGCCGTTTATAGCGATCAACTGTGGCGCCATTCCGGAAGGGACTATAGACTCCGAACTTTTCGGCCACGAAAAAGGCGCTTTTACCGGTGCATTGGACGCTCGTAAAGGATATTTTGAAACCACCAACGGAGGTACCATTTTTTTGGATGAAGTAGGCGAAATGCCCATGGGCACACAAGCCAGGCTTCTGCGCGTGCTGGAAAACGGTGAATATATCAGGGTAGGCTCTTCCAAAGTGATGAAAACCAATGTGCGTATTGTAGCCGCTACCAATGTTAATCTGCTCGATGCCGTAAACAACAGCAAGTTTCGTGAGGACCTTTTTTACCGGCTCAACACGGTACCGATCTATGTCCCTCCCCTGCGTGACCGCGGAGAAGATGTGTTACTTCTTTTTAGAAAATTCACGAACGACTTTTCCGAAAAATACCGTAGCAAACCTGTCAGGCTTGATACCGACGCACGTGAGTTACTGATGCAGTATCCGTTTCCGGGGAATATCAGGCAGTTAAAAAACATAGCCGAGCAAATCACTATTCTTGAAACGGACAAAGAGTTGCCGATCACAGCCCACAGCCTGAACAATTACCTGAATCCGGTACAACCCGCAGGGCGTAAGGCACTGGTACCTTTGCGTGCTGATGACGAATCGGCCAATCCATTTTCGGAAAGAGAGCTTTTATACAAAGTGCTTTTTGACATGCGCAGGGACGTAACCGAATTAAAAAAGCTGGTGAGGGATGTGCTTGAAAATGAAAAATATGGTGGAGAAATCCTGAAAGACCATCAGGAACTGTTTAGTTCTATAGGGAATATAGAGCCGGTTATTCCCGCACCAACCATGGAACCCACCCGCTTGCTGACACCTCCTCCCCCCCGAACCGTTGAACTGGATCGTTATGACAGATATTCCGATGACCGGGATGATATCGAAGACGTTGTCCATGTGTCAGCCGAAGAAGAATCCCTTTCACTGGAAGACAAGGAGAAGGAGATGATCATCAAGGCGCTGCGCAAAAACAATAACAAACGCAAATATGCAGCCAGCGCACTTGGAATTTCGGAACGCACGTTATATCGCAAGATTAAACAGTACGACATTGAAGAATAGCGCCTGAGACTTTACGTTAGTTTAGTAAACAACAAGGAGCCATACCAGATCCTGATATAATTAAATAATCAATAATGACTCGTATTAAAAGGTATCTCACCGAAGGGAGGCGTAATATTTTAACCCTGGCTGGCCTGTTTTCACTTTCCGTGCTTTTGTATGGCTGTGGAGTATATTCATTTACCGGAACCAGCTTATCTCCTGACATCAAGACATTTACAGTACTAAACTTTACGATGGGTACTGCCGGAGGGCCGTCGGATCTGCCGCAAAGGTTAACGGAGCAGGTAAAAGAATATTTTCAGAAAAACACGAGTCTTACCCAATTACCTTCGGGCGGAGACCTATTACTTGAGGGATCCATTACCGGATATGACGTGGTAGCTGCGGCTCCGACCGCCAGTGACCAGGCAGGCCTGAACCGGCTGAACGTAACCGTGCAGGTAAGGTTCACCAACGCGAAAGATGAAACGAAAAATTTCGACCAGTCATTCACCTATTATGCTGATTTTCCGCAGGACCAGACACTTAATCAGAACGAAGCCCGGCTGCTTCCTACTATCCAGGAAAACCTCGTGCAGCAAATTTTCAACAAATCGGCGGCAGACTGGTAAGGCAGTATCATTTTTAGTATCTTCATTTGGAAATTCAATCATTTAAATAACGATTCATGTCAATCGTAGAAAAAGAATTATTCAGCGAGCTTGTAAAAAATCCGGCTTTGGTAACCGTCGATGTTATTCCCCAGCTGGAAGAAACAACAAAGGCTTTCCCATTTTTTCAGATCGCATACTCGCTACTGGCAAAAGCTTCCGCGCTGAATGGTACGCTTGGCCTGGACCAAACCAAGCCCAAGGCGGCAGCTTATGCGCTTAGCAGGGTGGCTTTGCAGCGCCTGGTTGAAAATGACACAGATCGGTTTGACGCAAGTGAACTCGCCGGGGAACTGATTCATGCCCTTCCGGAAGAAACCGAACCGCAGGACAGTGCCGACCTGTTCATCGGCCTGGCTCCCCAGGATACCACGCCCGCCGGGCAAAAATCGGACGAGCAGAAAAAACAGCAGCAGATCATTGAAGGATTTATGAAAAAAAATCCGAAGATCATCCGCCAGGACAATCAGATTGAACCAGTAGCAGTTGACCTCAAAGGGCGGCTTGCCGAATCGGGATCGGGTGAAATTGAGACAGAAGCATTTGCAAAAATTCTGCTCAAACAAGGCAAGATTGACAGGGCCATGGACCTCTACCAAAAATTGATTTTGAAAAATCCGGAAAAAAGAAATTACTTTGCGAAAAAATTAAGCGAATTACATCATGCTGAAAATTAATTCGGCAGCTGATTAACCGAGCATTTACGCATTCATTCATTTTATATTTATTAAAGGCATGTATCTGGGTTTGATTATTCTTGTTGCAATTGTTGCAGTTTTACTGATTCTGGTGGTATTGGTACAAAATTCAAAAGGTGGTGGACTATCCAGTGAATTCAGTGGAGCGGGTTCAGCCCAAATGTTTGGCGTAAAAAAAACTACCGATTTACTTGAACAGATTACCTGGGGATTAGCCGGGGCTGTTATTCTGATTTCCCTTGCTTCTTATATTATGGTGGGCGGAAGCCAGGACGGCGGAAGCATCAAAAGCATCAATGTTGAAAGAGCGCAAAATACGGTTATTCCGGGTGGCGCAGTTGCTCCTGCACCCGCTGCTGATACTGCCAAGAAATAATTGGCTGACACTTTAAAGAAAAAGCCTGATGCTGACTCGTGAATCAGCATCAGGCTTTTTTATGCCACGTTAAGATACCTGAGCATCAGCTTTTGGGTAATTGGCAAAAGTGTTTCCTGCAGCGGATAGTCGTACCTGGATTCAACCACATAGGTTGCCGGATTGGGCATGACCTTATATTTTCTGGTCAGGTCGACTTTAAGCTGAGAAACGCTGGTACCCATTCCAATCCTGACGCGGTCAACGAAAACCGTCCTGAGATACCGTTCCTTGTACTCATTATACAATGCCAGCTGATACTGAAAAATTGACACCATTTTTTCATAGCTGTGCAAAAAGAACAGGTACCCTTCCTCGGTCCTGAGTGGTACGATACCCACGGGCGAAATGGTGATATGCTCCCCTATTTCCGATATCCGGCTGGCACCCTTATCCAGTGTGCCTGAAAACAGGGGAATTGCAAAGTCCAGAATTCCGTTCAATTCTGTAAGATAAGGAGTATCCGAAATTGTTTCTTCATACTCCAGCTTTACAGCTTTCAGATTAATCCGCTTTAAATTCTTTGGGAATGATTTGGCAATGGCCTGCTTGTTCTTCTGCAGGCCCACACAGGTATCAAAATGAAGCCTCAGTTCATTTAAGTGTGGGAAATATTTGTCTTTGGTAAACTGCCCTTCAATGTGCTGCAGGTAAGCCAGTAAGACGTATTTTTTGTATTCAAAATCAAAAATACCTTGGGTAAGCCAATTATGGTCAAGCTGGGTCATAGTATTTTGGCATTTGATGTTGGTAAAATTTAGCCATTAATTGCCAAAAAAGCAATTATGGCATCTTTCTGCCATTTATAATATCCGCATATTACCAGGATATCCCCCTTAGGTACAAAAATGTCATACTACCTATGAAAAAATGTCAGCCCCGCGGGGTTGGCACGAATTGTTTAGGAGTGAAGCCAGTCAATTTAAATTAATGACAATTAATAAATAAAAACGTTTAATATCTTATGTCAACTTTAGCAGAAATACAAGTGAGCGTACAACCTCTGGCTGACCGTGTTCTTGTAGAACCAGCCCCAGCAGAAGAAAAAACTGCATTTGGTATCATTATCCCTGATACTGCAAAAGAAAAACCGCAGCGTGGTACTGTCTTGGCAGTTGGACCAGGTAAAAAAGATGAGCCTCTTACCGTTAAAGTAGGTGACACAGTATTGTATGGCAAATATTCAGGTACTGAACTTGCCTATGAAGGCAAAGACGTGCTGATCATGCGCGAATCGGATATTTACGCCATCGTTGGTTAATTATCTTATCCAGAACAAATTAAGATTTTCCATTAAAGTTTAATTCAAATTCCTTATTCATATGTCTAAGAAAATATTTTTTGACACAGAAGCACGTGACAAAATCAAGCGTGGTGTAGATACCCTGGCTGACGCCGTTAAAGTAACCTTAGGACCTCGTGGCCGTAACGTTGTAATCGATAAAAAATTCGGTTCTCCAAGCATCACAAAGGATGGTGTAACAGTTGCGAAGGAAATCGACCTGAAAGATCCTATCGAAAACATGGGCGCTCAGTTGGTGAAAGAAGTGGCTTCAAAAACTGCTGATTCTGCTGGTGACGGTACTACAACTGCAACTGTACTGGCACAGGCGATTTATTCAATCGGTGTGAAAAACGTAGCAGCTGGTGCTAACCCCATGGATCTGAAACGTGGTATTGAAAAAGCAGTTGCTGTTATCACAAAAAATCTTGAAGGACAGAAAAAAGTGATTTCTACTTCAAAAGAAATCGCTCAGGTTGCAACTATTTCTGCTAACCATGATGAGGAAATCGGTAATATGATTGCCGAAGCGATGGAAAAAGTAGGAAAAGAAGGTGTGATCACTGTGGAAGAAGCACGTGGTACTGAAACAGAAGTGAAAACTGTTGAAGGTATGCAGTTTGACCGCGGATACCTATCTCCCTACTTTGTGACCAATACAGAGAAAATGGAAGCTGAGCTGGAACGCCCTTACATTTTGATCTCTGAGAAGAAAGTTTCTTCTATGAAAGAACTTCTTCCGGTATTGGAAGCGGTTGCTCAAACCGGCCGTCCTTTGCTTATTCTGTCAGAAGATGTTGACGGAGAGGCGCTTGCTACATTGGTAGTAAACAAAATCCGTGGTGCCTTGAAAGTAGCTGCTGTAAAAGCTCCTGGTTTTGGTGATCGTCGTAAAGCGATGCTCGAAGATATCGCCATCATCACAGGCGGACAGGTGATCAGCGAAGAACGTGGTTTCAAACTGGAAAACGTAACACTGGACTACCTGGGAACTTGCGAAAAAGCCATCATTGACAAAGACAACACAACGTTGGTAAACGGTGCCGGAAATTCTGAGGATATCCAGGGCCGCGTGAACCAGATCAAAGCACAGATCGAAAATACAACTTCGGATTACGATCGTGAAAAACTTCAGGAACGTCTTGCAAAACTGTCGGGCGGTGTAGCGATCCTTTACATTGGTGCGGCTACTGAGGTTGAAATGAAAGAGAAAAAAGACCGTGTTGACGATGCCCTGCATGCCACCCGTGCTGCTGTTGAAGAAGGTATCGTAGCAGGTGGTGGTGTTGCCTATATCCGTGCAACTACTGCCCTGGAAGGCTTAACCGGAAACAACGAAGACGAAACAACCGGTATCAACATCATCCGTGTTGCGCTGGAAGCTCCTCTGAGAACCATCGTTTCCAACTCAGGCCAGGAACCATCCGTAGTTGTTCAGAAAGTAAAAGAAGGAACAGGTTCATACGGATACAATGCCAAAGACAATGTTTATACCGACTTGCTGGAAGCTGGTATCATAGATCCTAAAAAAGTTTCACGCCTTGCTTTGGAAAACGCTGCTTCAATCGCAGGTCTTCTATTGACAACTGAATGTGTGATTGCTGACGAACCAGAAGAAAATGCAGCTCCTGCAGGCCATGGCCACGGAGGCGGCATGGGTGGAATGATGTAATATCAACCACTGCTTTGATTATACGGAAAAAGCCGGTAGCTATGCTGACCGGCTTTTTCCGTTAACAATGGATATATTTTCGAAACGGACAGCTCAAAAAAATAACCGTCCGGAAAATCCAGACGGCTATTCACTTTACTCAACGTTATGAAAAACTTCGGCATTATGACGGAGGCTTTTAAAGCAAGTCACACAGTCATAAAAGAAAAACATAACTTTTCGTAAAATTTCTATTCCGACATGCTGCCATCCTGCATCAGCAGCCTCCTGTCGGCCATTTCGGCAAGTTCTTCATTGTGAGTAACAATTACGAATGTGTGCCCGAAATCATCCCTCAGTTTAAAAAAGAGTTTGTGCAGGTCCAGCGCATTCTGAGAGTCCAGGTTGCCACTAGGCTCATCCGCAAGAATGATGGCAGGGCTGTTTAGAAGGGCCCTGGCCACGGCCACCCGCTGCTGTTCTCCGCCCGAAAGCTGCGACGGCAGGTGATTCGCCCGCTCTCTGAGCCCCAATAAGTCCAGGAGCTCCTTGCCTCTTGACACAATATCTTTTTCTTTTTTCCCACCCTGAATATATCCTGGCATACAAACATTTTCAAGAGCGGTAAACTCTGCCAGCAGATTATGAAACTGGAAAATAAAACCGATTTTTTCATTCCGGAATCTGGCCAGTTCCTTATCCCTCAGTCCCAGTGCATTGACTCCCTCAATCCATACCTCCCCGGAGTCGGGCTTGTCAAGTGTACCCAATATTTGCAGAAAAGTGCTTTTTCCGGCTCCGGAAGGGCCAACAATAGCTACAACCTCCCCCTTCCCTACTTCCAGGTCAATCCCTTTGAGAACCTGCAGAGATCCATAATTACGTTTGATTCCTTTGGCCTGGAGTAATTTCATGAATCGAAAAGATAATTGGGCAAAAAACTACCCCCGTTT
Encoded here:
- a CDS encoding ABC transporter ATP-binding protein, translating into MKLLQAKGIKRNYGSLQVLKGIDLEVGKGEVVAIVGPSGAGKSTFLQILGTLDKPDSGEVWIEGVNALGLRDKELARFRNEKIGFIFQFHNLLAEFTALENVCMPGYIQGGKKEKDIVSRGKELLDLLGLRERANHLPSQLSGGEQQRVAVARALLNSPAIILADEPSGNLDSQNALDLHKLFFKLRDDFGHTFVIVTHNEELAEMADRRLLMQDGSMSE
- the groL gene encoding chaperonin GroEL (60 kDa chaperone family; promotes refolding of misfolded polypeptides especially under stressful conditions; forms two stacked rings of heptamers to form a barrel-shaped 14mer; ends can be capped by GroES; misfolded proteins enter the barrel where they are refolded when GroES binds) gives rise to the protein MSKKIFFDTEARDKIKRGVDTLADAVKVTLGPRGRNVVIDKKFGSPSITKDGVTVAKEIDLKDPIENMGAQLVKEVASKTADSAGDGTTTATVLAQAIYSIGVKNVAAGANPMDLKRGIEKAVAVITKNLEGQKKVISTSKEIAQVATISANHDEEIGNMIAEAMEKVGKEGVITVEEARGTETEVKTVEGMQFDRGYLSPYFVTNTEKMEAELERPYILISEKKVSSMKELLPVLEAVAQTGRPLLILSEDVDGEALATLVVNKIRGALKVAAVKAPGFGDRRKAMLEDIAIITGGQVISEERGFKLENVTLDYLGTCEKAIIDKDNTTLVNGAGNSEDIQGRVNQIKAQIENTTSDYDREKLQERLAKLSGGVAILYIGAATEVEMKEKKDRVDDALHATRAAVEEGIVAGGGVAYIRATTALEGLTGNNEDETTGINIIRVALEAPLRTIVSNSGQEPSVVVQKVKEGTGSYGYNAKDNVYTDLLEAGIIDPKKVSRLALENAASIAGLLLTTECVIADEPEENAAPAGHGHGGGMGGMM
- a CDS encoding co-chaperone GroES; the encoded protein is MSTLAEIQVSVQPLADRVLVEPAPAEEKTAFGIIIPDTAKEKPQRGTVLAVGPGKKDEPLTVKVGDTVLYGKYSGTELAYEGKDVLIMRESDIYAIVG
- the secG gene encoding preprotein translocase subunit SecG, yielding MIILVAIVAVLLILVVLVQNSKGGGLSSEFSGAGSAQMFGVKKTTDLLEQITWGLAGAVILISLASYIMVGGSQDGGSIKSINVERAQNTVIPGGAVAPAPAADTAKK